A stretch of DNA from Columba livia isolate bColLiv1 breed racing homer chromosome 11, bColLiv1.pat.W.v2, whole genome shotgun sequence:
ATGCCCAGCCTTTAGTTACTTTCATTTTGCCCTTCTGTTTGTCATCAAAATCATTACGCTGTGCATATGTTTCTTTTAAGTGCAGCAACACCCCAAAGCCAAGGGCggcacccccccaaaaaagggggTGGAAAACgccaaaaaaaaagggaggcaAACCACcccaaaagaaagcaagcaccAAAGCGGCAGCAAACCCCAAAACGGGAGGCAAACCCTTAAGTGGTTTGCAAAAGAAATAACCCCCCCAAGACCAAAGCCCAGCCCttagttattttcattttgcccTCCTGTTTGTTACCAGCATCATTACATCGTGCATATGTTTCTTTTCACCGCAGCGGGGCGGCACCCCCAAAAAGGGGCGGACAACAGCCCCCAGACCAAAGCCCAGCCCTCAGTGGGGTGAGGGGATGGACTGCAGCCGCCCCTAAAGCCCAGGGGACCTCAGCCCCCACCCAAATGGCACCCCACACCCCCCACTACTGCCCATGGGGGACAGTAGGGGGAAGCAGGAACCGCTTCACCTGAAACTGTGgataaaacagagaaacagaaataaatccaaCTCCAGCTCAGCATCTCTGCCCGCCCCCACCCCCGCCAACATCACCTTCCCCTGAGCTCCTCGCAGCCCGAGCGAACCCCAAATACctgcaaataaagcaaaatacatttcaacTCCAAGCCGCGGGGTGCGCTGAACTTCCAAGACCCAGCACGGGGTGGCGCTATACCCGCgcacccccccccaccccagggatATCCCCAAAACGGGAGGGGCTTcatccaccaccctctggggggaACCCCCGCTCCAGTGACCCCCAATAGGCGCCCCGTCGCTCCCCGTGAGCAGCAGGGAGCTGCAAACGAGCTCCCGGTTACCCGCAATGGGCACCAtgagctcccagcagcccccagagGTGTTTAGGAACCGCCCCCCGGGCGTCCCTGCCCACCCGCGATGGGGCTCAGCTGTGCGGGGGACCCGGCCCCCCAGCTGCGGCTGGTTGCTCCATCAGCGCAGCTGGTACCGCCCCCGGGGGGGTTGCTCTGGGTCGCCTTCCCCCCCACTCCAGCAAATCCCGAAAATCAAGGAACCGTCCCGAAAAATGCCAGTTTTGGAGGGATGGTGCTGTTGGCTGCTGGGATAACcggggggttttgggggcagCTTGTAGTAAAGTGATAGACGATGTTGATCTTGGGAAATACTGATGTTGATTAAAGGATTGAGCTTGTTTGCTTTAATTGAGACTTTCTTAACCGAGTGTGCTCGTCCTTTGAATATTCTAAGCATCAAGCGcttaattgtttttattttgccctCCTGTTTGTTTTCACCACCATTATATTGTGCAGATGTTCCTTTTAACTTGACACTTTCCTGTCACTCGGGCACTTGGGCAAGACTGGAATCTCGTTTGAATATCTGGCGTGATGCTTCTTGTGCATAATCACACACAGAAGTAAAGAAGGTCCAGCCCTGATCGTGTCCCGCTATTGGAGACCAGCTGAGAAAGTTCTGACTCTATGGCAGTTTAAGGGGATAGTATGTACGTGAAGCTCTCCTGTGTAGAAAGGGCACTAACTATTCCCAGTGTATGTCTGCTTTCTGTAGTATAAGTACATCATATGTGCAGTTATTTTATTATCTTGTaggaaaaggcagaattttttGATAACAGAGTCTTGTTTACCGCTTGCATCTGATAACCTGATGTGGCTTCCAAGTTGGCATCTTGGCTTctgtcacttttctttttatacttTCAAAAAACAATAGATAATGAGCCTTCTTCACCTCTGTACATGGTAAGTTAGATTACGGAGCCGCgaagaagaaaaagtgtttcAGTAAGGATAAAAGAACTTTTATTGGAACTTGAATGGCTTGCAACTAATTGGTTACAGTGCTTCCATCCCTGCATAATACCCAAAGTAAAATGTAACCGTTATATACTCAATTTTCAAACTGGATTGGTAAGTAAGAAGTTATTATCAATGCTGAAATGATGTACCAACACAACCGTGTTCAAATTTTACCATGATGCAGATAAATGGCCCCATTCAAGGCCCACAACCACCTCCTCACTTCTCCATCCTTGGGGCAGGTCGCTTGTGGACAATGCTGGAGGTGACCACATTTGCCGCTGGTTTGGTCGTGGTGATCCTTGCTGTTCGGAGGAGCTCTGCCTGCCAGAACCCCGGCAACCCTCTCTACGCCGCTGCTTTCAACTTTTACACTCTATCCaatcaaaagtaaaataaataacattttttttttttaattagaaggaCTGTTCAAGGCTCGGGGGGGGGGGAGTGGAGAAATCTCCCTGGTTTTCTTGTCTCTAGAAGTTGTGTTTTAGCCTCAAAACATTTTTACCTTCTGGTGGAGCTCCTTGGGTCAAGCTCCATGCTGGGAACTCTTTACTCAGCCAGCCAAGGGTTTAATGGAACTTGGAGCATGCTCCTCCAGCCCAAAGCTGCTTCTGGGAGAGAAATCCAGCTTTGCTGGCTGAGGAAAGGAGAAATCCAGCTTTTCTGGCCGAGGAAAGGAGCACAACCAGGCAGGAATTCCCGTCCCTGCCCCAAGGACTGTTTACACGTAGTTGGATGGAACGAGCCTTGGCTGAAGTGGATAAACAGTCCTTGGGGCAGGGGTTGGAATTTCTGTCCCCACTTCCCCCCTCCTGAAAGGGGCCTGAgtcacatttgctttttttttttttttaacaaatatattcttttttccctACCATTGCTGTGAAATTTGGGCCTTTCTGTAATGGCAAGATGTTCCTGCCCCAAACCCAAGACCTCTCCACGAGCTGGGAGAGGCTCTTGCTTCGGGCAACGGTGGGAACTGGGCATTTtgggatgctgggctgggggaaaaCAGGCCTGTGAGGAGCCGGGGCTGGTTCTGCAGGGGCAAGAGGATTTCTGCaatctcttctcctgctccaggggagctggggcagctctcCTGGTCATGGAGGACAGAGGAAAGTGGCATCTTGCACGAGCTGGTGTGTATTTGTATGTGCATCTGACACCCTGGACACCCTCAGCCAGATGTCTCAAGCTGGACATGGGACTTTGGGTCACCTAAAACACTGTTGCCTCCCTTCCCTTGCTATCCGTTTGGCTGCTGGTGGAGAAGAAACATTTCCTCacccaacctgaacctcccagAGCACAAGTCGTGGCTGCTGACACGTGTTAAACCTTCACAGAACTGATTCCTTCTCAATCAGCATCTTCTCTAGATGTTCGGCGGCCTGACCATCCCTTGGCACGTGTGCTCTGAGCAGGGGCTTTCTCTCTGGTTTGCTGAGATGGGCTTTGCTGTCCAATGAgagattttttatttaaaacttgatGTTATAAGGAAAAATGAGATACACTTTAAAGTCTCCTTTACACGATGGGGGAAAAacactgggtttttttcattgtctgggactttctgctttctgcctcctCCAAAAAAACGAGCTCCTGCTCTTTCCCAGTTGTGCTGGTCCATTGCCAATATTGTGCTTGGAATAAAAACAGGACGGTTGGTCCTCACAAGGGCTAACCTGGGAGCAGAAATCCCCTTTTTCATAGAAAAACACCGAAAACACCGCCTTTCCTCTGACCCTGGGCATGTTTCTCCATCCGGCATTCACCTCTTCTAATTTAAGCTGCGTAAAACAAGGTGACCCGTCCGAGGGATTTATTGTCCTGCTGAATCAAGTTGTGGTATCAAGAGACCCAGGACCTGACCCCGGAGCTGGGCCCCGACTTGCGGCTCTCCAGGATGTGATGGGGTGAGATGGGGCATCTCCCATGGTCCTTGGAGCCAAGGACGTGGCTGAGTAGTGATGCTCTCGCAACCACTTATTTACTGATTCAGCATCACCCACTGCCCTTATCTCCCTGACGCACGGGGCTCAGCGCGCTGGAATCCCTGACATTTCTATGCAAGCGCCAACCTCAAGGTATTTGAAACACGAAGGAGAAGTCCTGGGCCCACTGACAGCAGCAGAGATGGGGTGTCAGCTCCCGGGGAAGGGCAAACTTCACACAGGATGGGTTTGGGGCATGTCAAGTCAGGCACAAGTTCAGTCCCAGCTCCAAACCCAGTGGGATTTCTGCTAGGAGTGGGCTGGCCGACATCTGCCCTCAAAACTTTcagtttctttgcattttcccAGAAATGGCTTAGCAGCTCTGGCTCAGATATCCCAAACAGAAGCTTTCTACTGTCCCTAAGGCTTGCCAGGGACATCCCGAAAGACAGAGAGGGATTTGGGCTATGAAACAGTGCATCCCTCGGATGGAGCCAAGGGGATGCTGGCAGAGCCCTGTCAGGGAAAAAGAGGTGAAGACACTCAAAAGAAGGGACAGAAACCCTAATAATGAGGCTAGAAAACACAGAGGGTTCATTTTTAAGCAGTTTTccctgttctccagctgtgaGGAGCCAGACAATGCCCAGCCTCGCTCATGGGGGGTGGGATCCAAACTGGGATCCCCAAGCCCGGTTCCTCGaaggcaacaaaacaaacacaagccaAAGATGAGGGGGaaagcagagattaaaaaagcaaagttgCGGCTCTGCAGGTAATGACCTCAGTGCCAAGGATGATGCAGGGGCTGTTGGGCCCTGGCTGAGAACGGCCACACTCGTGTCAGTGGTGACGAGGCCCCATCAGCAGCTCAGCGGTAACCGAACATCCCCGCAGAGGAGCTGGGGGATGCTGAGAGCCCCAGTCTGGGCTGGAATTGGGAGCACAGGGGCTCCCAGCCCCCCCCAGCACACCAGCATCCAAACGGAAAACCAAAGTCCCAGGGGGGTAGTGGCACCAGGGAGGGCTGGTCCCCATGGAGGGGACGGGAAGAGCCGGGCCTGGGGTCACCCACCCACTCTCCCCACTCCTGTCACCTCCCCGGCAGCCTTGAAAAGCCCCTTATCACCTTAGAACCTAAACAAGCCACTTTGTACCCGTCTCCTCGGCTCCGGCTTCTGCCGAGTTTTCTAAACAACTTCCCCAAAGAGGCTGACGAGGATGTTTTTTCCCTCGCCCAGGAACGGGGGGTCCCGTCACCCCGGAAATGCCTGGGTCGTGCCTCCCCTCTCCCGCACCCCGAGGGCTGGCCTTTGGGTGCCATTGGTCCCCAAACGAGCGCCCAGGGGCGGACATAGAGGATATaaaggctggaggagcagccccgGCTCTCTGTGCCGGGGTTTGCTGGAAGACAGAGGGATGGGACCCGAAAGCAGCTTGATCCTCACTCTCCTCTGCTGGGTGGCAGGCAAGGTGGCTGCTTACCCACCTTGGGATTtctcctggggggcacaggcAGACCCCCACGCCTGGTCTTGGATGGAAGATCCTCAATCTCGCGCTGTCTCAGCGCATCACCCAGTGTGGGTGCAGTGCCAGGAGGCTCAGCTGGTGGTGACAGTGAACAGGGACCTCTTCAGCACCGGCCGCCTGGTCAACCCGGCCGACCTGACGCTGGGGCCTGCGGCGTGCAAGCATTCCTCGCTCAACCCTGCCCAAAACACCGTCACCTTCACCGCTGGCCTCCACGAGTGCGGCAGCATTGTGCAGGTAAGAGCTTCTCCCCCTCGGTGCTCCCTCAGCCCCGGGATCCCCCACAGAGCAGCTTCAGGCTCCTGTGCCGGACACACAGCACCATCGAGGAACATCCTAGGGGAAGGACAAGTGGGTATTTCCCCCAAACTAGAggttttttcccaaaaaatgctttgccctttcagcTGGAGGCACACCGATGGTGCAAAGCCCCCACATCAGCCCCGTTTGGCTCATGTTTTGGCCCATTAAGAAGTGTAACATGCCGAGAATGGAGCAGGCTCCTTCTTCATCCCCATTTCCCTGGCTTTtaacccctttctttgggtttcccCAGCATTACACAGTCGGGATAGGACAGCTACATGGCTTGGCgggggtgggaggtgggggTGACCTTGCCGCTGGCTTCTCAACTCTTTTCTGCCCAGATCACACCCAATTCCCTCATCTACCGCACACTCCTCAACTAcgaccccagccctgccagcaacCCCGTCATCATCCGCAGCAACCCTGCCGTCATCCCCATCGAGTGCCACTACCCCCGGTAAGGGCTCCCTGGCCTCAGTACCCCCCGGCCCAGTCCTCAGGGACCAGCATGGGGACGGGTACTGATGCCCAGTGATCCTTGCCCAGGAGGGAGAACGTGAGCAGCAACGCCATCCGCCCCACCTGGGCTCCCTTCAGCTCCACGCTGTCGGCCGAGGAGAGGCTGATGTTCTCCCTGCGCCTCATGAACGGTAGGTGGGAACCATCCTGACCCACCGATGGGTGTTTTTCCGCCTTTTTCCCAATGTGGAGGAGCTCAGGGACCCAGCAACCCACTAGGAAAGCCAACTTACCCCATGGCAAACTCCTGCTTTTGGGCTCTGGTCCCACGGGAGCTCGGGGACGGCTGGAGCATCACCCCACTGCTGCCTTGCAGAGGACTGGAGCGCCGAGAGACCCTTCACCGGTTTCCAGCTGGGTGACGTCCTCAACATCCAAGCAGAGGTGGGCACTGAGAGCCACGTGCCACTGCGGTTGTTCGTGGACAGCTGTGTGGCCGCCCTGAGCCCCGGAACCGAATCCTCGCCCCACTACGCCATCATTGACTTCAACGGGTGAGCCCCAGGGACCCACTGGTGGTGGCACTTGGGGACCAACCGGAATGCTGATCCTCCGCCCCGTCCCACCCCAGGTGCCTGGTTGATGGGAGGTCAGATGACACCAGCTCTGCTTTTGTCACCCCCCGGCCCCGGGAGGACGTGCTGCGCTTCAAGATCGATGTGTTCAGGTTCACAGGGGATGCCAGGAACCTGGTAAGACTGTGTGCCCCCTGTGCCAGCACCAAACCAAGCCAGTGGCCCCTACAAGTGTGTCCCCATctctcctgccctccccacagATTTACATCACCTGCCACCTGAAGGTGACCCCAGCAGACCAAGCCCCAGATCCCCAGAACAAGGCTTGCTCCTTCAACAAAGCCAGAAACACGTGAGTAACCACTGTATCGGGGTGGGGCAGGTCCTCAGCAGCATCTTGCAGCCCCAGCGTGGCAAGAAGATGCGTCACAGACCCAGACTTGGGGGTCACGACTGCTCCGTGGGTGCCGATGGGGGACTCTGGTGACAATGCTCCCACCCTGCTCTAGATGGGCACCCGTGGAAGGCACCCGGGacatctgcagctgctgcgAGACAGGCAACTGCGAGTCCCCCGCTCTTTCCAGGAGGCTCAACCCCATGGAGCGATGGCCCAGCCGCCGCTTCCGCCGCCATGATGCCAACGGTAAGGTCCTTGCGGGGACGGAGGGGACACCTCGGGGTTGCAGGAGCCTCACTGCTCCTTTCTCCACAGGGAAAGAGGCTGAAGCTGACGTGGTCATTGGCCCTGTGCTCCTCTCGAGGGACCTGGGCACCGTGGGAGAGCGGCAGGAGGGAGGTCAGGGTGAGTCCCCACTGACTGTGGCCCCACGACACGGCTCCAGTGACGAGTGCTAACGTCCCCCCTTGGTTTTGCAGGCAGGGTGACGGCAGTGCCCAGCGTGGGGACAGTGCTGATCTGCGTCGTGGCCGGTGTGGGGCTGGCCGGGGCGGTGCTGGCTGTTGGTGTGGGGCGCAGGAGGTGCGCCCGTGCGTCGGCATGAGTGTGGGGTGGGAGCTGAATAAAGCCTGGGAACGATAAACTGTGTCTGCACTGCTGCCTCCGTGATGGCACCTCGGGGACACGCCTGGGCTGGGTGTCCTGCCAGCGAGGGACCACCCATCCATGTGGCCATGGGGGTGCTGGAGCCCCACAGCTCCCGGGGGTCGCCCACATTCTCATCCGGGATTCAGCCCTCCCTGGGGCTCAGTTCCAGGGTTGTCCCGCTGACTTTGCGTGGGTGACAGCGGGGACAGTCCCCTGGCCCTAAAGGAACCGCTCCCGCGCTCTCGACCCGGATCACCCGCGCTCCGAGGCCCGCCAATCCCCACCCGAGACTGCGTCCGGCCCCGCCAATCCCGGCCCGCTTAGGCGCGCCCCGCCCACCTTCTCTCGGCCCAATCCCGACCCGCTTTTTCAATCCTGCCCCGCCCACCCGTCTCCGATCCGACCAATCCCGGCCTGCTCTTTCAATCCGGCCCGACTGCCGCCCGGCTCTCGGCTGCCGCCACTCTCGTTCCCCGGCGGCCCCGATCCCGccgctctgcagagcagcaggggtCCCGGTCCCGCTGTCGCAGCCCGGGGAGGGCGGGTGGGTGGAGTTCCGCAGCGAGGCCGCTCCCGGATTCCCGTTCAAGCCCCCAGAGCCGGGAAGCACCGGAGGTCCCAGCGACTCCACGCCGCCGAGACCGCGGGAAAAAGGGCCAGATGGGGCTCCCCGTGAGCGGAGCTGCAGGGGAGAGCGGGGCGGGGGAGCGGAGATTGGGGCGGGACAGGATTGAAAGGACAGGTCGGGATTGGGTGGATTGGAGACGGGATGGTGAAGACTGGTGATCGGATTGGGCCCAGCAGAGATGGGCGGGGCCCAGAGAGCAGGGATTGGGTGGAGCGCAGATGGGCGGGGGCAGCAACGGGCCGGGATTGGCGGGCGGTGGAGCCGGTCCGGGGAAGCGGGGCCCCATCCCGCCGGCTGCTCCCCGCTTGGGTCGGGCAGCGGCGGCCGAGCGGGTCCGGGGGCCTTCGGGGGCAGTGAGGGGCGGGTGGGTTGCAGCTTAAATAGGAacagttttattattatatttagttatgtaattatattttcattacattATCCTAAACATTATATGTAATAATAAATTCTGCATAATAAAGCCCGAGGCTGGTTCTTCCCTGTGGGAGGTGCCCCCAGTTCACAAGCACTTCCCCCGCAACCCGGGCCCGGGACTGCGGGTGGGTGCGCTCCCCGTTCCCCCATCACACCGGGGGGGTTTCCAGCCCCAGTGTGACCCTGTGAACAGCCCCCAGGCCGGGCCCCGGATCCCCCGGCTTCTCCAGGCGCGACGGCGGCACCAGGGACCCGGTCCCCACCCCACTTGTCCCTGGAACCCCCCGCCCCAGGACCCGGGCGGCCCTTCTGCGCTGTGCCCTTTGCTCCCCAGCACCTCGAATTGAAAGACAACGTGGAAAAAACACCGGGTTTCCCTCAGGTTCCCTCCCGGGAGGGTTCCCCAACCCCTTGGTGGCCCCGGGACATCCCTCGGTGGGCTGGCACGGTGGCAGCGTGGCCTCAGTGAAACGCTGAACCCCTCCAAAGCAAAGTGTTTTAATGATTTCCGGTTGTAAAGCTcgtgaaaataataataatattattaataataacaacaataaaacaaggCTTCCAGTCATCTCAAAGGGCTCCCGGACCTCCTCCCCGTTTTCAAAAGCTGCACGGACGGAGCGAGCCCCCCATTAAGGCAACAGGATTTCCAGCACCTTTGGTCC
This window harbors:
- the LOC102095173 gene encoding zona pellucida sperm-binding protein 3 isoform X1: MGPESSLILTLLCWVAGKVAAYPPWDFSWGAQADPHAWSWMEDPQSRAVSAHHPVWVQCQEAQLVVTVNRDLFSTGRLVNPADLTLGPAACKHSSLNPAQNTVTFTAGLHECGSIVQITPNSLIYRTLLNYDPSPASNPVIIRSNPAVIPIECHYPRRENVSSNAIRPTWAPFSSTLSAEERLMFSLRLMNEDWSAERPFTGFQLGDVLNIQAEVGTESHVPLRLFVDSCVAALSPGTESSPHYAIIDFNGCLVDGRSDDTSSAFVTPRPREDVLRFKIDVFRFTGDARNLIYITCHLKVTPADQAPDPQNKACSFNKARNTWAPVEGTRDICSCCETGNCESPALSRRLNPMERWPSRRFRRHDANGKEAEADVVIGPVLLSRDLGTVGERQEGGQGRVTAVPSVGTVLICVVAGVGLAGAVLAVGVGRRRCARASA
- the LOC102095173 gene encoding zona pellucida sperm-binding protein 3 isoform X2, with the protein product MGPESSLILTLLCWVAGKVAAYPPWDFSWGAQADPHAWSWMEDPQSRAVSAHHPVWVQCQEAQLVVTVNRDLFSTGRLVNPADLTLGPAACKHSSLNPAQNTVTFTAGLHECGSIVQITPNSLIYRTLLNYDPSPASNPVIIRSNPAVIPIECHYPRRENVSSNAIRPTWAPFSSTLSAEERLMFSLRLMNEDWSAERPFTGFQLGDVLNIQAEVGTESHVPLRLFVDSCVAALSPGTESSPHYAIIDFNGCLVDGRSDDTSSAFVTPRPREDVLRFKIDVFRFTGDARNLIYITCHLKVTPADQAPDPQNKACSFNKARNTWAPVEGTRDICSCCETGNCESPALSRRLNPMERWPSRRFRRHDANGKEAEADVVIGPVLLSRDLGTVGERQEGGRVTAVPSVGTVLICVVAGVGLAGAVLAVGVGRRRCARASA